Proteins encoded within one genomic window of Humulus lupulus chromosome 1, drHumLupu1.1, whole genome shotgun sequence:
- the LOC133783147 gene encoding uncharacterized protein LOC133783147 isoform X1 — protein MNLSSWFRRRSNGKNTKNPDLSDQPKQQNQFDDRILGVNDKLIDYVKSFTLDTFKNFPRSDDEKEKNGGDFPTTSGSVRSDLSEWQERHATLVLSKVKEIAQLRYKLCPGYMKEHQFWGIYFALVKSHVAEYELHAIRLAKIREISLENAKSTDGSACEVEMSETNSANLPPSTP, from the exons ATGAACTTGTCTTCGTGGTTCCGACGCAGGAGTAATGGTAAAAACACCAAAAACCCAGATCTTTCTGACCAACCAAAGCAACAAAACCAATTCGATGATCGAATTCTCGGAGTCAATGACAAATTGATCGATTACGTCAAATCCTTCACCTTAGACACCTTTAAGAATTTTCCTCGTTCAG ATGACGAGAAAGAGAAAAATGGTGGAGATTTCCCAACGACATCGGGCAGTGTTCGGAGTGATCTTTCTGAATGGCAAGAACGACATGCAACTCTTGTGCTCTCCAAAGTAAAG GAAATCGCTCAGCTCAGATATAAGCTATGCCCAGGTTACATGAAGGAACATCAGTTTTGGGGAATATATTTTGCGCTTGTAAAGAGTCACGTGGCTGA ATACGAGCTCCATGCAATACGACTAGCTAAAATCAGAGAGATTTCATTGGAGAACGCAAAATCAACAGATGGTAGTGCATGTGAGGTTGAGATGTCAGAGACAAATTCAGCAAATTTACCGCCTTCAACACCATAG
- the LOC133783147 gene encoding uncharacterized protein LOC133783147 isoform X2 produces MNLSSWFRRRSNGKNTKNPDLSDQPKQQNQFDDRILGVNDKLIDYVKSFTLDTFKNFPRSDDEKEKNGGDFPTTSGSVRSDLSEWQERHATLVLSKEIAQLRYKLCPGYMKEHQFWGIYFALVKSHVAEYELHAIRLAKIREISLENAKSTDGSACEVEMSETNSANLPPSTP; encoded by the exons ATGAACTTGTCTTCGTGGTTCCGACGCAGGAGTAATGGTAAAAACACCAAAAACCCAGATCTTTCTGACCAACCAAAGCAACAAAACCAATTCGATGATCGAATTCTCGGAGTCAATGACAAATTGATCGATTACGTCAAATCCTTCACCTTAGACACCTTTAAGAATTTTCCTCGTTCAG ATGACGAGAAAGAGAAAAATGGTGGAGATTTCCCAACGACATCGGGCAGTGTTCGGAGTGATCTTTCTGAATGGCAAGAACGACATGCAACTCTTGTGCTCTCCAAA GAAATCGCTCAGCTCAGATATAAGCTATGCCCAGGTTACATGAAGGAACATCAGTTTTGGGGAATATATTTTGCGCTTGTAAAGAGTCACGTGGCTGA ATACGAGCTCCATGCAATACGACTAGCTAAAATCAGAGAGATTTCATTGGAGAACGCAAAATCAACAGATGGTAGTGCATGTGAGGTTGAGATGTCAGAGACAAATTCAGCAAATTTACCGCCTTCAACACCATAG